A window of Fragaria vesca subsp. vesca linkage group LG7, FraVesHawaii_1.0, whole genome shotgun sequence contains these coding sequences:
- the LOC101297775 gene encoding nitrate transporter 1.5-like, with protein MGILNSFQDHQGYVEEENSQKKMTETCTMDGAVDWNGRPAIRGRSGSWVAAVLILVNQGLATLAFFGVGVNLVLFLTRVLGQDNAEAANNVSKWTGTVYIFSLLGAFLSDSYWGRYKTCAIFQVIFVIGLTLLSLTTYLFLLKPKGCGDEKSPCGEHSNFEFALFYLSIYLIALGNGGYQPTIATFGADQFDEDDPEEGHSKIAFFSYFYLALNLGSLFSNTILGYFEDKGIWTVGFWASTGSAAMALILFLCGTPRYRHFKPQGNPLSRFCHVLVAATRKWKVKITSDGDDLYEEHLKQCPENQSRKILHTRGFKFLDRAAIITSKESNHVDKYAQNPWRLCTVTQVEEVKCVLRLLPIWLCTILYSVVFTQMASLFVEQGAVMKTTVSNFHIPPASMSSFDILSVALFIFIYRRVLDPLVAKLRKRGLTELQRMGIGLVIAIMAMISAGVVECFRLKYARTDCASTDCESPSSLSIFWQVPQYMLVGASEVFMYVGQLEFFNSQAPDGLKSFGSALCMTSISLGNYVSSLLVTIVMRFSSRDDMSGWIPGNLNRGHLDRFYFLLAALTTADLMVYIVCAKWYKYIKFEAKGGDDQNECIRQAELGV; from the exons ATGGGCATCTTAAACAGTTTCCAGGACCATCAG GGCTATGTTGAAGAAGAAAATAGCCAAAAGAAGATGACAGAAACATGTACAATGGATGGAGCCGTTGATTGGAATGGCCGCCCTGCTATCCGAGGGAGAAGTGGTTCTTGGGTTGCTGCAGTTCTCATATTAG TGAATCAAGGGTTGGCAACATTGGCTTTCTTTGGAGTAGGAGTGAACTTGGTATTGTTCTTGACAAGGGTATTGGGACAAGACAACGCTGAGGCTGCAAACAATGTCAGCAAATGGACCGGAACAGTTTACATTTTCTCTCTTCTTGGGGCTTTCCTTAGTGACTCTTACTGGGGGAGATACAAAACTTGTGCCATCTTTCAAGTCATTTTTGTCATT GGCTTGACATTATTGTCACTAACAACCTACCTATTCCTGCTCAAGCCCAAGGGTTGTGGTGATGAGAAATCTCCATGTGGAGAACATTCGAATTTTGAATTCGCATTGTTTTACCTCTCCATATATCTCATTGCACTAGGGAATGGAGGTTACCAACCTACAATAGCTACATTCGGAGCAGATCAGTTTGATGAGGACGACCCCGAAGAAGGCCACTCCAAGATTGCCTTCTTCAGCTACTTCTACTTGGCTTTGAATCTTGGCTCCCTCTTTTCAAACACAATATTAGGGTATTTTGAGGATAAAGGAATATGGACTGTAGGGTTTTGGGCATCTACAGGCTCTGCGGCCATGGCTTTGATTTTGTTTCTTTGCGGAACTCCGAGGTATAGGCATTTTAAGCCTCAAGGCAATCCTCTTTCTAGGTTCTGTCACGTATTGGTTGCTGCTACAAGAAAATGGAAGGTCAAGATCACGTCAGATGGAGATGATTTGTATGAGGAACATTTGAAACAATGCCCTGAAAATCAGAGTAGGAAAATACTTCACACCCGAGGATTCAA GTTTTTGGATAGAGCAGCAATCATCACATCAAAGGAGTCGAATCATGTAGACAAATATGCTCAAAATCCATGGCGGCTTTGCACAGTGACACAAGTAGAAGAAGTTAAATGCGTATTGAGATTACTTCCAATTTGGCTATGTACAATTCTCTACTCGGTAGTTTTCACACAAATGGCCTCCCTCTTTGTAGAACAAGGTGCCGTAATGAAAACCACCGTGTCCAACTTCCACATTCCCCCAGCCAGCATGTCAAGTTTCGATATCCTCAGCGTCGCATTGTTCATCTTCATTTACCGGAGAGTTCTTGACCCACTTGTTGCTAAGCTACGCAAAAGGGGACTCACCGAGCTACAAAGAATGGGGATTGGTCTTGTCATTGCCATCATGGCTATGATCTCAGCCGGAGTTGTGGAGTGTTTTAGGTTAAAATATGCAAGAACAGATTGCGCCTCTACCGACTGTGAGAGTCCGAGTTCATTGAGCATATTTTGGCAAGTTCCTCAATACATGCTCGTCGGAGCTTCCGAAGTGTTCATGTACGTGGGTCAGCTAGAATTCTTTAATAGTCAAGCACCTGATGGGTTGAAGAGCTTTGGTAGTGCTCTTTGCATGACTTCAATATCACTTGGGAACTATGTGAGTAGTTTGCTGGTTACGATTGTGATGAGGTTTTCTAGTAGAGATGATATGAGTGGATGGATCCCTGGAAACCTTAACAGAGGTCATCTGGACAGGTTTTACTTTCTCTTAGCAGCTTTGACTACAGCTGATCTCATGGTCTATATAGTTTGTGCCAAATGGTACAAGTATATCAAGTTTGAAGCAAAGGGAGGAGATGATCAAAATGAATGTATTAGGCAAGCTGAACTTGGAGTCTGA